One window of the Mixophyes fleayi isolate aMixFle1 chromosome 6, aMixFle1.hap1, whole genome shotgun sequence genome contains the following:
- the GALK1 gene encoding galactokinase produces MSAPEDEARRLFAETFGGDAPDIAVFAPGRVNLIGEHTDYNGGFVLPMALPLITVLVGSQRDDGKICIVTTAEGADEPHKVELEAPSEERTLTPGTPKWANYVKGVIQHYRAGPLPGFNAVIATSVPLGGGLSSSASLEVATYTFLQQLRQDDGDAVQKALACQKAEHTFPGVPCGIMDQFISVMGKEEHALLIDCRSLEVTPLPLTDPKLSVLITNSNVRHELTGSEYPTRRRQCEEAARALGKETLRDASMEDLEAKKESLSEVCYRRARHVITEIERTSKAAQALEKGDYRLFGILMVESHNSLRDDYEVSCPELDELVSIAIEVPGVYGSRMTGGGFGGCTVTLLETSVAERTKQQIQERFRGSPTFYITKPSAGCGVLPR; encoded by the exons ATGTCTGCTCCCGAGGATGAAGCCAGGCGACTATTCGCAGAGACTTTTGGGGGGGATGCCCCGGACATCGCAGTCTTCGCCCCCGGCAGAGTGAATCTGATCGGGGAGCATACAGACTATAACGGAGGCTTCGTGCTGCCTATG GCTCTGCCTCTCATCACTGTCCTAGTGGGCAGCCAGCGGGATGATGGAAAGATCTGTATTGTGACCACAGCTGAGGGAGCTGACGAGCCGCACAAAGTAGAGTTGGAAGCCCCCAGTGAAGAAAGGACCCTAACTCCTGGGACTCCTAAGTGGGCTAACTATGTGAAGGGCGTTATTCAGCATTATAGAG CTGGGCCTCTTCCTGGGTTTAATGCAGTGATTGCCACCAGTGTCCCGTTGGGAGGAGGTCTATCCAGTTCTGCATCTCTAGAAGTGGCTACTTATACCTTCCTACAGCAGCTACGCCAAG ATGATGGTGATGCTGTTCAGAAAGCGCTGGCATGTCAAAAAGCTGAGCATACATTTCCTGGTGTGCCCTGTGGGATCATGGACCAGTTCATCTCAGTGATGGGAAAAGAGGAGCATGCTCTTCTCATAGACTGCAG GTCTCTGGAGGTCACGCCGCTACCTCTGACAGATCCCAAACTGTCTGTGCTCATCACCAACTCCAATGTGCGTCATGAGCTGACGGGCAGCGAGTACCCAACTCGCAGGAGGCAGTGTGAGGAGGCTGCAAGGGCCCTGGGCAAGGAGACTTTGAGAGATGCCAGTATGGAAGATCTGGAAG CCAAGAAGGAGAGTTTGAGTGAGGTGTGTTACAGACGAGCGCGCCATGTCATCACAGAGATCGAGCGCACATCTAAAGCAGCGCAAGCTTTGGAGAAGGGTGATTACCGATTATTCGGTATACTAATGGTGGAGAGTCACAACTCCTTAAG GGATGATTATGAGGTCAGCTGCCCAGAACTGGATGAACTGGTTTCGATAGCCATCGAGGTTCCTGGCGTTTATGGCAGTAGAATGACGGGCGGAGGTTTTGGTGGCTGCACAGTGACTTTGCTGGAGACTTCGGTTGCAGAGAGAACCAAACAACAAATTCAG GAGAGGTTCAGAGGATCGCCAACGTTTTACATAACCAAGCCATCCGCCGGATGTGGGGTCTTGCCACGCTAA